A stretch of Microbacterium caowuchunii DNA encodes these proteins:
- a CDS encoding YciI family protein, with the protein MTQQFLVLHLTDATGSPLPQEEDRRMLDSWAQEGDKAGALGAGAPVAGRDQAKSVVVRDGRTIVTDGPFPEFKEWFAGYDLVTAETIDEAAQLMAQHPTAVAGRVLILPLVRLPWEQDG; encoded by the coding sequence ATGACGCAGCAGTTTCTCGTGCTCCACCTGACCGACGCGACCGGATCCCCACTCCCGCAGGAGGAGGATCGCCGGATGCTGGACTCCTGGGCGCAGGAGGGCGACAAGGCCGGCGCGCTGGGGGCCGGAGCGCCGGTCGCGGGCCGGGACCAGGCCAAGTCCGTCGTCGTGCGCGACGGCCGCACGATCGTCACCGACGGGCCCTTCCCGGAGTTCAAGGAGTGGTTCGCCGGGTACGACCTCGTCACGGCGGAGACGATCGACGAGGCCGCGCAGCTGATGGCGCAGCATCCCACCGCCGTCGCAGGTCGCGTGCTGATCCTGCCGCTGGTGCGGCTGCCGTGGGAGCAGGACGGCTGA
- a CDS encoding MFS transporter: MPSLGDVIAPRRLGRDFRWLLGSSWSSNLGDGISLAAAPLLLASMTSSPLIVAAGAMMQFLPWLLFGLLAGAVADRHDRRRLVMIANGSRALVVAALVAFLLTGQANVWIVLASAFLYGIAEVFADSAGATLMPMLVRPGDLGIGNARMQAGHLVGNNLAGPPVGAFLFALGSFWPFLVEILCVLLAVVLISRISRTPVPEHDESAPTGTAHAIREGLHWLRGNPPVRTLVLIILVFNVTWAAPWSILVLYATEHLGMGAVGFGALTTASALGGLVAIGCFSWLERHVSFATLMRVCLSLEVLMHLAFALTTSSIVAFVIMFGFGAYAFVWGTISTTTRQRLVPMELQGRIASVNMVGVFGGLVIGQLLGGLIAQVWGLTAPWWFAFAGSALTLLLVWRQISHIAAAPPVMEPVITPDTPHGGT; the protein is encoded by the coding sequence ATGCCTTCCCTCGGTGACGTCATCGCGCCTCGCCGCCTCGGACGGGACTTCCGCTGGCTCCTCGGCTCATCGTGGTCGAGCAACCTGGGCGACGGCATCTCGCTGGCTGCCGCTCCTCTCCTGCTGGCATCCATGACGTCGTCACCGCTGATCGTGGCGGCCGGAGCCATGATGCAGTTCCTGCCGTGGCTGCTGTTCGGCCTGCTCGCGGGCGCGGTCGCCGACCGTCACGACCGGCGCCGGCTCGTCATGATCGCGAACGGATCGCGCGCCCTCGTCGTCGCCGCCCTGGTCGCCTTCCTGCTGACCGGTCAGGCGAACGTCTGGATCGTGCTCGCCAGTGCCTTCCTGTACGGCATCGCCGAGGTGTTCGCCGACTCCGCCGGCGCCACACTCATGCCGATGCTGGTGCGCCCCGGCGACCTCGGCATCGGCAACGCCCGCATGCAGGCGGGGCACCTCGTGGGCAACAACCTCGCCGGGCCGCCCGTGGGCGCCTTCCTGTTCGCGCTCGGGTCGTTCTGGCCGTTCCTGGTCGAGATCCTGTGCGTGCTGCTGGCCGTCGTGCTGATCTCCCGCATCTCGCGCACGCCGGTGCCCGAGCACGACGAGAGCGCACCGACCGGCACGGCGCACGCGATCCGCGAGGGTCTGCACTGGCTGCGGGGAAACCCGCCGGTGCGCACGCTCGTGCTGATCATCCTCGTGTTCAACGTGACGTGGGCGGCGCCGTGGAGCATCCTCGTGCTCTATGCGACCGAGCACCTCGGCATGGGCGCCGTCGGCTTCGGCGCTCTCACGACCGCGTCCGCGCTCGGCGGCCTGGTCGCGATCGGCTGCTTCTCCTGGCTGGAGCGCCACGTGTCGTTCGCGACGCTCATGCGCGTGTGCCTGTCGCTCGAGGTGCTCATGCACCTCGCCTTCGCCCTCACGACGTCGAGCATCGTCGCGTTCGTCATCATGTTCGGCTTCGGCGCCTACGCGTTCGTGTGGGGCACGATCTCGACCACGACACGCCAGCGCCTGGTGCCGATGGAGCTGCAGGGGCGCATCGCGTCGGTGAACATGGTGGGCGTCTTCGGCGGCCTCGTCATCGGCCAGCTCCTCGGCGGCCTCATCGCGCAGGTGTGGGGGCTCACCGCCCCGTGGTGGTTCGCGTTCGCCGGGTCGGCGCTCACGCTCCTGCTGGTGTGGCGCCAGATCTCGCATATCGCCGCCGCTCCCCCGGTCATGGAGCCCGTGATCACGCCCGACACCCCGCACGGCGGCACCTGA
- a CDS encoding sugar porter family MFS transporter, with translation MKGPYGRRAIGLSVAAAVGGFLFGFDSSVINGAVDSIQGTYELNAFLTGFVVAVALLGCAAGALIAGSLSDRWGRLKVMRLGAVMFFVSSVGTALTFSVPDLVVWRVMSGLGIGIASVVAPAYIAEIAPRQIRGSLASLQQLAITLGIFGALMSDAVLANTAGGASETLWWGMEAWRWMFLVGVLPSAVYGVLSYTLPESPRFLIAKGRGDEAREIFSRLVPAVDLDQTLRELTRAIESDRKNRNASVRGPVMGLQSIVWVGIILSVFQQFVGINVIFYYSTTLWKAVGFDESDSLTISVITSVTNVLVTLIAIFLVDRVGRKPILLTGSVLMTVSLAAMAVAFTFAQGSGEDVSLPAPWGTIALIAANLFVVGFGASWGPLVWVLLGEIFPSRIRGKALGVAAGAQWIANFLITVSFPAMSTWSLPLTYGMYALFAALSFLYVAWKIPETKGMELEKTETLFVQKPKAAKADRS, from the coding sequence ATGAAGGGCCCGTACGGACGCCGCGCCATTGGCCTCTCGGTCGCCGCGGCGGTTGGCGGTTTCCTCTTCGGATTCGACTCGTCCGTCATCAATGGCGCGGTCGACTCCATCCAGGGAACGTACGAGCTGAACGCCTTCCTGACCGGCTTCGTCGTCGCCGTCGCCCTCCTCGGCTGCGCGGCCGGGGCATTGATCGCCGGCTCGCTGTCCGACCGCTGGGGGCGCCTGAAGGTCATGCGCCTGGGCGCGGTCATGTTCTTCGTCTCCTCCGTCGGGACGGCACTCACCTTCAGCGTCCCGGACCTCGTCGTCTGGCGCGTGATGAGCGGTCTCGGCATCGGCATCGCCTCGGTGGTCGCGCCGGCCTACATCGCCGAGATCGCGCCTCGCCAGATCCGGGGCAGTCTCGCCTCCCTCCAGCAGCTCGCGATCACGCTCGGTATCTTCGGCGCGCTCATGAGCGACGCGGTGCTGGCCAACACGGCGGGCGGCGCCTCCGAGACCCTGTGGTGGGGCATGGAGGCGTGGCGCTGGATGTTCCTGGTGGGCGTCCTGCCCTCTGCCGTGTACGGCGTCCTGTCCTACACCCTGCCGGAGTCCCCCCGGTTCCTCATCGCGAAGGGCCGCGGCGACGAGGCCCGCGAGATCTTCTCCCGGCTCGTGCCGGCCGTCGACCTCGATCAGACCCTGCGCGAGCTCACCCGGGCGATCGAATCGGACCGCAAGAACCGGAACGCGTCGGTGCGGGGGCCGGTGATGGGCCTGCAGTCCATCGTGTGGGTCGGCATCATCCTGTCGGTGTTCCAGCAGTTCGTGGGCATCAACGTGATCTTCTACTACTCGACGACGCTCTGGAAGGCGGTCGGGTTCGACGAGAGCGACTCTCTGACGATCAGCGTGATCACCTCGGTGACGAACGTGCTGGTCACCCTGATCGCGATCTTCCTGGTGGACCGCGTCGGTCGCAAACCCATCCTGCTGACCGGTTCGGTGCTGATGACGGTGTCGCTGGCGGCCATGGCCGTCGCCTTCACCTTCGCGCAGGGCAGCGGCGAGGACGTTTCGCTCCCGGCACCGTGGGGCACGATCGCGTTGATCGCGGCGAACCTCTTCGTCGTCGGGTTCGGCGCATCCTGGGGACCGCTGGTCTGGGTTCTCCTGGGCGAGATCTTCCCCAGCCGCATCCGCGGGAAGGCGCTCGGTGTCGCGGCGGGCGCCCAGTGGATCGCCAACTTCCTCATCACCGTCAGCTTCCCGGCGATGTCGACGTGGTCGCTCCCGCTCACCTACGGCATGTACGCCCTGTTCGCCGCACTCTCTTTCCTCTACGTGGCGTGGAAGATCCCGGAGACCAAGGGCATGGAGCTGGAGAAGACGGAGACGCTGTTCGTGCAGAAGCCGAAGGCGGCCAAGGCCGACCGGTCCTGA
- the rsmA gene encoding 16S rRNA (adenine(1518)-N(6)/adenine(1519)-N(6))-dimethyltransferase RsmA codes for MTVHLLGAAEIRALAADLDVTPTKKLGQNFVVDANTVRKIVQVAGVSAGEHVVEVGPGLGSLTLAILETGASVVAVEIDHRLAERLPATARAHGVRDGMLRVMDADALRVSELPGDPTVLVANLPYNVSVPVLLHFLENFDHLQRGVVMVQAEVGERLAAPPGSKVYGAPSVKAAWYGAWRLAGTVSRQVFWPVPNVDSVLVGFQRAAEPRGDEQERLRTFRLVDAAFQQRRKMLRQALSAELGGSAAAASAVLEAAGVDPTERGEQLTVDDFQRIARAS; via the coding sequence ATGACCGTGCACCTGCTCGGCGCGGCCGAAATCCGCGCGCTCGCCGCCGACCTCGACGTCACCCCCACGAAGAAGCTGGGACAGAACTTCGTCGTCGACGCCAATACGGTACGGAAGATCGTGCAGGTCGCCGGCGTCTCCGCGGGCGAGCACGTCGTGGAGGTGGGCCCGGGACTCGGCTCCCTGACCCTCGCCATCCTGGAGACCGGCGCGAGCGTCGTCGCGGTGGAGATCGATCACCGCCTGGCCGAGCGACTGCCCGCCACGGCGCGGGCACACGGCGTGCGGGACGGGATGCTGCGGGTCATGGACGCGGACGCGCTGCGGGTGAGCGAACTGCCGGGCGACCCGACGGTGCTCGTGGCGAATCTGCCCTACAACGTGTCGGTCCCCGTGCTGCTGCACTTCCTGGAGAACTTCGACCACCTGCAGCGCGGCGTCGTCATGGTGCAGGCCGAGGTGGGGGAGCGGCTGGCCGCCCCGCCCGGATCGAAGGTGTACGGCGCCCCGAGCGTCAAAGCCGCCTGGTACGGCGCCTGGCGCCTGGCCGGGACCGTGTCCCGGCAGGTGTTCTGGCCCGTCCCGAACGTGGACAGCGTCCTCGTGGGGTTCCAGCGGGCGGCGGAGCCCCGCGGCGACGAGCAGGAGCGGCTGCGCACGTTCCGCCTGGTCGACGCCGCCTTCCAGCAGCGCCGCAAGATGCTCCGGCAGGCGCTCTCGGCGGAACTGGGCGGTTCGGCCGCGGCAGCGTCCGCGGTCCTCGAAGCGGCCGGCGTCGACCCGACCGAGCGCGGCGAACAGCTGACGGTGGACGACTTCCAGCGCATCGCACGCGCGTCCTGA